From the Gossypium hirsutum isolate 1008001.06 chromosome A02, Gossypium_hirsutum_v2.1, whole genome shotgun sequence genome, the window GCAAAAATGAAAGTTCAAAAGCTGCTTTCTGTTTGCTTAGACCCAAGAAGTTAACATTAAGGCCATTGagacaatttcattttcatggtTTCAGtagtttaagggaaaaaaaggAAAGCAAGACAAAGAGACAGCTAAGAAAAATGATAAGACTTCACATCTTTATCATGCTCCATTAAAAACCCTGGCTTCAGTTCTATCTTCTTTCCACCGTCCTCCTACAAAATAATTAAGACATAGCATAAAAATATGCCAAGAGAAAACCACATAAGAGATGacagataaaataaaaatgctaCTAAGAAGTGAATTCAACATGATTGTCAAGTGCTATGGTTTGTATGGTTAGACCACATCCCCGCTGCCCAAACTTACTACACAGCCTGTGGGTGCAAATTACAGCAGTAAAACCCCTCAAGCAAAATCAAACATGTCAAGGATCATTTCCAGTTGAGTATAAAAATGCTACTAAGAAGTGAATTCAACATGATTGTCAAGTGCTATGGTTTGTATGGTTAGACCACATCCCCGCTGCCCAAACTTACTACACAGCCTGTGGGTGCAAATTACAGCAGTAAAACCCCTCAAGCAAAATCAAACATGTCAAGGATCATTTCCAGTTGAGTATTAAAAGCTTGGAAACATAATATGGTGCACAGAAGTTTAAATAGATATATTATCATCAATATAGATCTTTGTGCCAGCTGAATACATGGCATACTGCCCTGCCGATTTCAGTTTTCAACAAAGAGTGATGTTGAAAAcaggaaaaatgaagaaaacccaaaacaaaaatattaggATCTGCTATATCCTTTTTCTTCTTATATCGAATAAATAAGCTTGTAGCAATTACTTTTACCTAGATTGTTCACCAGAAAGTCTAAATTTTCATTATATCAAGAGATGCCAGACTCCATAGAGTAAAGCAAAGTTATTCAGTTAGGAAATATATCGAGTAGGGATATCAATCTTACAATCAAATTTGTCGAGGTATTAGCATAATATTAGGGATTGTAATTATGTGACTTAAGCTGTCAATTAGGATTGTAGATATTTCTTTCCTTATTTCGTATGTGTTTTGAGCGTATAAATACCTATGCTAGAAAGAAATATGACAAAggcatttttattcaaaattatattttctttctttcttttttgttcaaACCACAGCAGCCTAAATTGGCAGCAGCCAAAAAccgtttctttttttcttctctttctcttttctttttctctcttttcttcttaaattaacatggtatcagagccaggttattCTCACCACACCTACCATTGAAGAGCCCACCCTTTGTCAAACTTTCTGACCAAGCATCGTCGTCAAAAGCTATAAGTGTTTCTCCCACGTGCCGTCACAAACTCCTAGACTGTCTCCAACGCATCAGTGCATGGGCCTTCCTTCGACCACCATCTTTTGTCTCAAACCTCCCAAAACTCTCGCTCTGCAATTCCAAATCTAGTGCTGTTATCCACCTATCATTCCGACTCTCCTTGGTATTTCTTCTTGACATCCTCTCTATAATTTTGGCTGAAAGTTCAGGGGATAAATCAGTCATATTATTTGGGAAAGATTATGATGAATACTTGAAATAGAAAGCATCAAAGTAGCAGTCATTCTCTTCCTCCATGGTTTCTGTTCTATCAGGTAATTCCTTTGCTTGCCTTAGACAGTCATTCAATACCTTTTGGATACTTGATTCAAGTGCTTCTGATCTCATTTACGGTAGCAAGAACCTTTTCTCTTCTCTTATCCCTCCTTTAACTTCCTCTACAGCTACACTTGCTAATGGATCCAAAACTGTCATTAAAGGGGTGGGAGAAATCTATCTTCTTCCTTCCATTCCATTAGTGTTAGTTTTGTACACCCCAGAATGTCTATACAATTTGATTTCCATTAGTAAACTTTTCAAACAATTTAATTGCAAAGTTATCTTTTATTCCCATTTTTGATTGTGTAGGATCGAAGTAAAGGGAAGATAAATAGTGAAGGACGTAAGTCACATGGATTATATTATATTTCTTGTGCTGCAACTTTAATCATCTTGTCTTCCAATACTTCTATTGATCTTCACAGTCGATTAGTCATCCTAGCCTCTCCAAACTTAAAAGAATGATTCCTAGTTTTTCTAAGTTATCTTCTTTAGAATGTGAGTCATGTCAACTTGGTAAACACACTCCCACTTCTTCAAAACAATTGAATAAAAGAGACTCATCTTTATTTAGTCTTGTTCATTCTCACATATGGGGCTTGCATCGTGTTGGTACAACCTTTGGTTTCtattattttgttacttttgttaaTGACTATTCTCATTATACCTAGTTATTTCTGGTGAAAATAAGTATAAACCGCttgatattttcaaaaaaaatttatgcttagatttttaatcaatttggtgTTTCTATTAAAGTTTTTCGTAGTGATAATGCTCCAGAATATAAAATATCTTAACCTCTTCAGGAATTCATGGCCCCTAAAAGGATCATCCACCAAGCTTTTTGTTTATATACCTCCATAGCAAAATGGAGTAGTCAAGTGTACAAACCGCCACCTCAATGAAACTGTTTGtactacacttattcatcattaAAAACTGCTACCTCAATGAAACTGTTTGTACTACGCTTATTCATCATCAAGTCCCACTTTGTTTTTGGGGGTGCTGTCCTTACTTCTTGTTATTTGATTAACCGTGTGCCTTCCTCTGTCTTACAAAGTCAAAGTCCTCATTCCATTGTCTTCCCCGATCGGTTGTCTTATCCCCTCTCTACTCGGGTTTTTAGTTATACTTGCTTTGTTCATAACTAGACACCAGGATAAGACAAACTTCTTCCCAAGGCTATTAAATGTATCTTCTTAAGGCACTCTCGACATcaaaagggttacaaatgttacGATCCTATTACTTACAAACATGTTGTTTTTGCTGATGTAACCTTCTTTGAGGCTACTCCATATTTCTCCTTTACATCTCTAATCCAAAATGAAATTGTTGAAGCCCTCCCAACTCCTATCTTTCCTATTGCTAATAATACACTTTCCACTAAATCTCTTCATGTTTCGTCGTGCCAGTTCACATGCTCCTAATCTTCCTTATGCAGATACAAGTCAGGTAGCTATTCCAAGTGACTTATCTCCTACATTACCATCGTTTCCACCTTTAATTCTACCTCAAACGGAAGAGCAGGCTCCACCTATTGCTCTTAGAAAAGGTATCCAATCATCTCAAAATTCTTATCTAATTTACATTTGTTTGATTTGTCATCGTTTATCACCATCTTATTATGCCTTCACCTCATCTTTATCCAATGTGTCTATACCTAAAATTGTTAGCGAGGCAAAGGCTGATCTTGGATGGCAACAAGCTATGGTGGAAGAAATGAATGCTCTTAATGCTAATCATACGTGGGATCTTGTCCCCCTACCACCGAGAAAGACTGTTGTTGGATGTCGATGGGCATACACAGTTAAAGTTGGTTCAGATGGTAAAATAGACCGGTTAAAGGTGCGTCTGTTTGCGGAAGGTTTTTCAGAAATTCCTGGTCTTGATTATAGGGAAACTTTCTCGTCAGTTGCTAAGATCACTTCAGTTTGCCTCTTGATCTCCCTTTCCACAATGAATCGTTGGAGTATTCATCAGCTACACATTAAAATGCTTTTCTTTAGGGGATTTAAATGAGGAAATTTATATGGAGCAAGCATCTGGATTCATTGCTTAGGGGGAGTCTGGACTAGTATGTCGATTGAGGAAATCTCTGTATAGTTTAAAACATTCCCCTAGAGCTTCGTTCGGATGGTTCAGTGCTGTCATTAACAATTTGGGATGAAAAAGAGTGAAGCTAATCATTGTCTTCCATCGTCATAACAATCATGGTAAGCGCGTCTATTTGGTTGTTTATGTGGATGATATTGGCATCACAAGTGATAATCAGGAAGGAATAATGCAACTCAAGCAACATCTTTTTGACCATTTTCAAACTAAAGATTTGGGAAAGTTGAACTATTTTTTGGTATTGAAGTGGCACAATTAAACACAGGTATTATGATCTCTTAAAGAAAGTATGTGTTGGATATTTTGAAAGAACTAGGAAAGCTGGATTGTAAACCTGTTGGTTCGCCTATGTATCTTAATGTCAAGCTTATTCCAAGACAGGGGGAACATTTAAAAGATTCTAACCAATATTGAAGGTTggtttggaaattgaattatctTACTATCGCATGTCTTGATATTTCTTTTCAGTGAGTGTGGTTAGCCAAATTCTTTAAGCTCCATATGATAGTCACTAGAATGTCGTAATGCGTATCCTTCAATACGTCAAAGGTGCTTCTACACAAGGTCTGCTGTATGGAAATAAGGGACAAACGCAGGTAGTTGGATGGCAGGATCTGCTTCAGATAGGAGGTCTACTTCAAGATATTGTGTCTTCATTGGAGGGAATTTAATATCATGGAAAAGCAAACGGCAAGATGTGGTTGCAAGGTCAAGTGCAGAAATGTAGTTCATTGAACTAAGCCTCTAGTCACTTGTGAACTTATCTGGTTGAACCAGTTTCTTCGGGAGTTAAGACGTAAACTTGACAGCCTAATGAAGTTAAGATGTGATAATCAAGCAGGATTACATATTGCTACAAATGTGGTGTTTCATGAAAGGACGAAACACAAACAGATAGACTGTCAAAGGACGAAACACATACAGATAGACTGTCACTTTGTCAGAATAAAGATCAAGTCAAAGTGTATTGAGTTATGCGCCTTGGCGTAGGATCTAGTAACAAGTCTAGACGAGAAAGAATTCTTGCTTCAACATAAGGTTACTCAAAGGGCAGATTCGTCCTTGACTGAACTCCCTCTCAAAATAACgtttcttttttataaaataattgctTGCCTCTTTATTTCATATTGACAATCTTTTATAGACTGTtaataacaaaagaaaagagtCTTAATTGACATAAAATAGAATTCCTAACTTAAAATTTATGAGGAAACAAAAACCtaatataatagaaaaaataagtaaaactaaaattcttaataaaacctgatataataaataaaactaaaattcctATTGCAATAAAAGTGCCCATATCATTACTCCACTTCTCGGAGTTGAGCTTGTCCTCAAGCTCAAATTCAGAATAAACTTCAGAACTTATCCAAAATTATCTACCTCATCATCATCTTGCTTGCCTTTAACATATGGTACTTTTATCCAAAATAACCTTTTACATTTGTATCTCATGGAATAAGACTCGTCACAATTATAACACAACTCTTTAGTCTTTCTTTCCGCCATTTCTGTCTGTATCAATCTCTTAATAAATGGTGCAGAAGAACCTATTTTGCTGTTGTTCCCTGTTGGTTTTGTTGTTTGTCCCCCTCCCTTTGCAATGCTCTTAGTTGTTGGAATGATTGAATTGCTGCCAATGTTTTGGGAAGTTGGCCAATTCAAGATGGCTTGAGATGATAGTTTGGAAGAGACATTTTGTTTACGTTCCAATATTCGAGCCATATTCATTGCAACTCCAAGATTTTCCGGTTGTAGCATCTCAATATTAATTCTAAGTTCCTCGATCAACCCGGCAGTAAAGAGATTTACTTGTTGTTGAGGCTTAAGATCAATAATCCTAGCCAATAGTGATTGAAATTGGCGTTGATATTCCTCTACATCCCAGTTTGTTTCAAGTTGGCAAGTTCTCCCAAGGGGTTATTACTCATAGGTGGCCCAAACCTTACATGACAACACTCTTTGAAGCGCCCCCAATCAagatttgcctcctcttcttcCATTTGATCAAACCACAATTGTGCCTTTCCTAAAAGATGGAATGATGCTAAGCTTACTTTGTCTTCTTCCTTAGTTCGTTGATTGCTAAAAAAATTTTCGCATCTTTTCAACCAACTTAAAGATCTCCAACACCATCATAAGTGGGAAATTCCATCTTAGAGTATCGTGGCACCATGCACCCATCATGTTGCAAGTCTAAATTCCTTTTCCTACCTTCGCCGCTGCCCTGTTCTTCATTATTCTTCTCAGAATCTCCTTTCGTTATCTTTTGGATCGAAAGAGACAATATCGCCACCTACTCCTCTAATGCTTGTTGCCTTGTAGCCATTTGTTTCATGAAAGCCTCCAACTTGGCTGTCAAAGGCTTTTTGTCACCCATGACAGCTAGCTCGAATACCAAGTTGTTATGCGCCTTGGCGTAGgatctagtcacaggtctagacgAAAAAGAATTCTTACTTCGACCTATGGTCACTCAAAAGGCAGATTCATCCTTGACTGAACCCCTTCTCAAAATAACGTTTCTTTTTTATAGAATAATTGCTTctctttatttcatattggcagCCTTTTATATACTGTTAATAACAAAGTAAAGAATCCTAATTGACATAAAATAGAATTCCTAACTTAAAGTTTATGAAGAAACAAAAACCTAATATAatagagaaaataagtaaaactaaaactcttaataaaacctgatataataaataaaactaaaattcctATTGCATATTGCTACTAGTTTTGTCAATTCTAATGATTAGTTAGCTAACATTCTCACTAAATCTCTTAGGAAACCTCGGATTCAGCATATATGTTACAAGCTAGGAGCATATGATCTATATGCTccaacttgagggggagtgttgagaTATTAGCATAATATTAGGGATTGTAATTATACGATTAAGGCTACCAATTAGGATTGTATAGTTTTCTTTCCTCATTTCGCATATGTTTTGAGTGTTTAAATACCTATGCTAAAACGAAGAATGATGAGggcatttttattcaaaattctatttctcttctctcttttttgGTCAAACGGTAACAGCCCAAATTGGCAGCAGCCATCAAccgtttcttttcttctctttctcttttctttttctctcttttcttcttaaATTAACACAATTAATCAAACATCAGCTACTAGCATCTTTTAATGACTTGTGGAATGAGGAGAGGGCTATGGTAGAAGAAATTCACAAAAGCCTACTTTTTTGTCGTATTACTGCTAACTTTCATCTTTAATTTAGTGAAATAATCCTTAAGATGTTTACAAGAGTTTAACAAATTAATGAGAGGACATCAAGAAATTTATTGCTATTttccttgtatatatatatattatatatgatcaGCAAGCTTTGCAGATTCTATAATGTTTCAAGAATAACTGATGTTACATGCAAATTGAAATACTTGCATACCGGCCCACCAAGGTATTGGAATCCCGCAAGCTCAAGCTCCTTTAAGATGCCATCCTCACCAATGACATAAACCTATATCATGATAAGTTATCAGTCCATAATCATTCATATGAAATcaccaaatttataattaaaagtaaattttaggAAGATGGATCAAAACTGAAATTCGGAAAGCAAGAATATTGAGAACAAATGCTCATTGATATATAAAACTGATAAGATAATGAGGGTAGTAAACAGTGAATGGAAAAAGATGCAACATTTAGTATTATTTATGATATCATACAAATAGAACATACATGtgatacacacatatacatatcacaagTGAAGGCATTTAAATAGAGGCTGATAGCATTTTAACCATCTAACACAGTATGCTAAAAGTTTATTGTTCATGCCAGTCCATCTGACAGCAGATTTCCAGTTTTGCTAGGCATACAACTTCAAAAATTCAACAATACTTACTTTTTTATCTTTTGGGAAATTAATGGACTTCAAATATGCAGCAGCAGCAAATGAAGAAGCAAAAATTTCCTCCTGAAATCATTAATCAAGTCAGAACTTATGATCGACATCTAGATGTAAACACCAGTGACGATTAACAGACTAACCTCATTAACATTCAGGCCAAGTGTCTCAAATTTTTTACCATATTGTTTCCTGGATTTGGTTGAGTTATTCGTGACAAAAACCAGTCTCTTTCCCTGAGGAACAATAGGAACAACTTGTCTATTAACCATAAAACATTGCCCTATTTTCAATATGAAGTTTGCTGCAGCTTTACTTAATTCCTAACATGATATATGTGCTACTTTTTAACTTTAAGGAAGCAAGTTAAACAAGGAAAATAAGATTAACAAAGCAACTTGATTTTACAAATATCCTCGGGGATACAGAAATGCACATATCCAGGCTCAATTACAAACCTTTGACCGAAGCATATCAAGAGTTTCAGGGACTCCATCTATTAATTTATCACCCTTCCATATAACTCCTGCAAAATATCCGTCTGTTAGCAAAAAATTCTTTTGGTCACAACATCAATGCCAATCAATAAAGCTAATTATTGGACTCATAATTTATCAGTTCCATAAAAAACATATGCCTTATCAATTTATCAAGAAATTGATTCCCAGAACAAGGGTTCAttcttttttattgaatttcttagCATTTCTTAAGCTTGGCTAAAGGTGTAATTGGCAGACAACTATTTTTCTATAATGATGTTAGTCATAGTTACATCATATCTTTCATCAGTTTCTGGAAAGCATTTTCAAGCGAATAGCCACATTATTCACTAAAAATCCATCAATAAGCATTATTAGATAGAAATTAATCAGTACCACCACCATCCATAGACAATactttttttttcgttttattttataGAAAAGGAAATTAAAAGTAAAACCCATTAtagtgagatagaaaagaaattaaaaagatgacCATCACAATCAAAGATGAAAGTCTCGACGGAGGCGATAAGCTCGTCGGCGTTCTCCAAAGGTTGAGCGGATGCCTTTGTTCTTGTTGTAAAACCCTCCATTGATCTAGCAGACTTGTTGGGACTGCAATTGCTAATACTCGTGCATTTGATGGCCAAAGCAGAAGCAGAAAAGGAGCTGAAAGAAGACAACCTTTTGAGACACAAGAACCGATGAGGTGTATTGATCACAAACTTCGAAGATGAAGATGAGGCAGCCGTAACAGAAGCTGCCACTGAAACTGCTGCTTTGGTTGCCATCTTCTCCCCTTGTTTTTAACttcttttctataatttttatttcagTTTTACGAAGTGTCGGTACTTTTGTGGCCGTTATGCTTTAGCAAGTTTGAGTGGTGGCATTTTGCCTTCTCATCCATTTTTTGATTGGACCCCTAacctttttctcttttgtttttttttttctcagtAGCAGgtaattatatttatgtttttcctTCTACATTCTTTCCTTCATTTCATATAGTTAAGAATCTAGGTTAAATTTGACCTTagcttaaatattttatttttttactcaattttttgAACTTTCACTTAATTATATTTGTTCTTTTGGTCTATTTTTGTTAAGCTTTGTTAAGTATTTGACAAGTGGGTGAGGTGGTAGTCtaaaaattagttaataataaatttaaccttcacTTTTTATATATTCTGTCAATTTAGGcatagtttttttttgaaaaacccCTAGCATTACAAATTGAtcctaactttaaaaaaaatacacaatatttttcaaaatatataataaattttaaaaatatataaattgcattaaaatcataaaactaactaaaatcctctcatcttttttttttggtattctcCATATCGATTTTATAACCCATGTTTGAGTTTTATGGAGGCTCCTCCTGACAATGtcatttctaaggttcaaacctGTGTTCTCCCCTTAGGAATGTAATGTGCCTTACCATTGTACACAACCATCTATTAGTAAATCCTCTCTCATTTACATTCCTCTTTTATTCTCTTTCGATATTATCGGGCTTCATTGTCGTCGACACCGAAAATAGAGGCTCTTATACTGTATTCGACTGAACTTGTTCAGTCTTTCAAGCCAACGAAGAATATTCCTTTAAAGGAAGATAGCATAAAGCCTTTGACGCATGTCGCTTCCATTGTACCTGACAAATGCGATGCTTTTCACCATCTTCTTTTGGGTGGTTTATTTTTTCTTTCCTATTGGCGTGAGAAGATCTGAACATCCACGCCATCTCCACATCATCACTTTTCTAAGATCATTGTTATTCTCTCATTTTTCACATTGTTTATTTAGCTTTTGTGTTTCTTTAGGCTTTACTTCTGTAACACCCTATATGTCATAGCCAACACCCAACTTGGTAAGATATTATCTGTTTTGGGCACACATGGCCATCACGGCTTTATTCTTGGGAGTATCCATACACCCTTAAAAGGCCTTTTACCACTTAAGTGTTACTACCCATTTTATATAGTCTAGGTTTCTTGTCGCGTGTGAATATGATAggtgaattgtgcaagtatacacttcggatcaagtaataaaatgataaataagaTAGTATCCACAAGGATTGGATTAGGTATAAAAGTGGTCAAGTTACTTTATAACGAATTATGATTAATGCTATGGCAAAACAAAGATAAGTATGTAGTGGTAATTTAAAGGAATAAAAATGCGTGTGTAACTGATAAATAATGGGAAATGTTATGACAAGTCGAAAGTGAAAATACAATGGCAATTACAAGAATAATTATGTGAATAATATGCaaacgaataaataaataactaagaatgttATGGCAAAGATACTACGACAAAGGGTAAAGGGTCTACGGtgttgatttggaaggtttaGATTACTAAGAATCTGCCATTACTTTCAGTAATACCTTAGCAAAATCTTACTCAATCTACTATTCAGAAAAGACATAAAATGActtgcttctttcgagagcaagATCACAAGTTACCTGGCCTGTGTCTATAGGCCTTGGCACGATACCCTGCACTATTTTGTCTTCATTCTATATGAAcactgctctatgtctagagtctactacaagtaaCTCTTGAGTACTTGCTCCTACCATTCAATTACGATCTCACTACTCCAATCTTTTCAGAATTAGATTAGTTTATGGGCATGCTGCACAGCCGTCTATATCTAGGGAT encodes:
- the LOC107934292 gene encoding phosphoglycolate phosphatase 1A, chloroplastic isoform X2 codes for the protein MATKAAVSVAASVTAASSSSSKFVINTPHRFLCLKRLSSFSSFSASALAIKCTSISNCSPNKSARSMEGFTTRTKASAQPLENADELIASVETFIFDCDGVIWKGDKLIDGVPETLDMLRSKGKRLVFVTNNSTKSRKQYGKKFETLGLNVNEEEIFASSFAAAAYLKSINFPKDKKVYVIGEDGILKELELAGFQYLGGPEDGGKKIELKPGFLMEHDKDVGAVVVGFDRYFNYYKVQYGTLCIRENPGCLFIATNRDAVTHLTDAQEWAGGGSMVGAICGSTQREPLVVGKPSTFMMDYLANKFGILKSQICMVGDRLDTDILFGQNGGCKTLLVLSGVTNLSMLQSPSNSIQPDFYTNKISDFLSIKTATV
- the LOC107934292 gene encoding phosphoglycolate phosphatase 1A, chloroplastic isoform X4, with the protein product MATKAAVSVAASVTAASSSSSKFVINTPHRFLCLKRLSSFSSFSASALAIKCTSISNCSPNKSARSMEGFTTRTKASAQPLENADELIASVETFIFDCDGVIWKGDKLIDGVPETLDMLRSKGKRLVFVTNNSTKSRKQYGKKFETLGLNVNEEEIFASSFAAAAYLKSINFPKDKKVYVIGEDGILKELELAGFQYLGGPEDGGKKIELKPGFLMEHDKDVGAVVVGFDRYFNYYKVQYGTLCIRENPGCLFIATNRDAVTHLTDAQEWAGSIHCSLNWTFVFHNIICFSYKHLVAVLWLVPSVDLLNVSHLLWESPQLL
- the LOC107934292 gene encoding phosphoglycolate phosphatase 1A, chloroplastic isoform X3; this encodes MATKAAVSVAASVTAASSSSSKFVINTPHRFLCLKRLSSFSSFSASALAIKCTSISNCSPNKSARSMEGFTTRTKASAQPLENADELIASVETFIFDCDGVIWKGDKLIDGVPETLDMLRSKGKRLVFVTNNSTKSRKQYGKKFETLGLNVNEEEIFASSFAAAAYLKSINFPKDKKVYVIGEDGILKELELAGFQYLGGPVCKYFNLHEDGGKKIELKPGFLMEHDKDVGAVVVGFDRYFNYYKVQYGTLCIRENPGCLFIATNRDAVTHLTDAQEWAGSIHCSLNWTFVFHNIICFSYKHLVAVLWLVPSVDLLNVSHLLWESPQLL
- the LOC107934292 gene encoding phosphoglycolate phosphatase 1A, chloroplastic isoform X1, yielding MATKAAVSVAASVTAASSSSSKFVINTPHRFLCLKRLSSFSSFSASALAIKCTSISNCSPNKSARSMEGFTTRTKASAQPLENADELIASVETFIFDCDGVIWKGDKLIDGVPETLDMLRSKGKRLVFVTNNSTKSRKQYGKKFETLGLNVNEEEIFASSFAAAAYLKSINFPKDKKVYVIGEDGILKELELAGFQYLGGPVCKYFNLHEDGGKKIELKPGFLMEHDKDVGAVVVGFDRYFNYYKVQYGTLCIRENPGCLFIATNRDAVTHLTDAQEWAGGGSMVGAICGSTQREPLVVGKPSTFMMDYLANKFGILKSQICMVGDRLDTDILFGQNGGCKTLLVLSGVTNLSMLQSPSNSIQPDFYTNKISDFLSIKTATV